In a genomic window of Flavobacterium sp. KACC 22761:
- a CDS encoding GSCFA domain-containing protein yields the protein MQFRTQIPISKSNSPIDYNSKILSFGSCFAENIAEKFDYFKFQNETNPFGIIFNPVSIEKIFRRVCQLDFYQEKDVFFHNERWHSYEVHSDLSNSDRQELLETLNKAITETNKQLKEASHIIITYGTSWIYRNLESEEIVANCHKVPQKQFSKELLSAELIQKSIQNTIDLIQTLNPNINFIFTVSPVRHIKDGFIENQLSKSHLFTALHQTFDFRLSTFDYFPSYEIMMDELRDYRFYAEDMLHPNQIAIDYIWKLFSENYIAQESISVMQEVDEIQKSLRHRSFNPESEQHQKFLANLQKKINLLGEKLPQIKF from the coding sequence ATGCAATTCAGAACCCAAATTCCAATTTCAAAAAGTAATTCTCCGATCGATTATAATTCGAAAATACTTTCTTTTGGTTCTTGTTTTGCAGAAAATATAGCCGAGAAATTTGATTATTTTAAGTTTCAAAATGAAACTAATCCGTTTGGAATTATTTTTAATCCAGTTTCGATTGAGAAAATATTTCGAAGAGTTTGTCAATTGGATTTCTATCAGGAAAAAGATGTTTTTTTTCATAACGAGCGCTGGCATTCTTATGAAGTGCATTCGGATTTAAGTAATTCCGACCGACAAGAATTACTTGAAACTTTAAACAAAGCCATTACAGAAACCAATAAGCAATTAAAAGAAGCGTCGCACATTATCATCACCTACGGAACTTCATGGATTTACAGAAATCTAGAAAGTGAAGAAATTGTAGCGAATTGCCATAAAGTGCCACAAAAACAATTCTCAAAAGAATTATTGTCGGCAGAATTAATTCAGAAAAGCATTCAAAACACAATTGATTTAATTCAGACATTAAATCCAAACATAAATTTCATTTTCACCGTTTCCCCAGTTCGCCACATAAAAGACGGATTTATCGAAAATCAATTAAGTAAATCTCATTTATTCACGGCTTTGCATCAAACTTTTGACTTTCGACTTTCGACTTTCGACTATTTCCCTTCCTACGAAATCATGATGGACGAACTTCGCGATTATCGCTTTTATGCTGAAGATATGCTCCATCCAAACCAAATTGCGATTGATTATATCTGGAAACTTTTCAGTGAAAATTATATTGCTCAGGAAAGCATTTCCGTAATGCAGGAAGTTGATGAAATCCAAAAAAGCCTGCGTCATAGAAGTTTTAATCCAGAATCAGAACAACATCAAAAATTTTTAGCAAATCTTCAAAAGAAAATTAATCTCTTAGGAGAAAAACTTCCACAAATCAAATTCTAA
- a CDS encoding ABC transporter ATP-binding protein, whose amino-acid sequence MKLLYSYIIRHKMLLFFALIMASINICFSLSDSIITGKLMQDCGVGLHKYDGNATGFIKSLSFWLGLSLGAAMVSRITKNFQDYFTNVVIQRTGAQMYTDGIKKSLDLPYAEFEDQRSGETLSKLTKVRSDSEKLITLSISLIFQTIIGFIFVIIYVARIDYRISIIFLITAPIIALVSSYLGKKIKIVSKKIVNQTNALAGSTTESLRNIELVKSLGLTYQEEKRLNLNTFKILHLELEKVRYIRSLSFIQGTTVHFLRTCVVFTLYYFLFGGKIIVGDLLTMVFFTFFIFGPLQELGNFIITVNETKVSMENFKTLLSAPKEYRPKNPKHVGAIQSLLFSNVSFKHKTAKFKAVENINFEIKQGQTVAFVGPSGSGKTTLVKLLVGLYTPAEGQVLYNDIDSTEIDLLDLRKQLGFVTQDAQLFSGTIRENLLFVKPNATDEDLYDALKRASCEKLLKRAEDGLNTTIGEGGIKVSGGEKQRLSIARAILRNPNLLIFDEATSALDSITEEEINDTIRNISDKNRITVLIAHRLSTVMHADKIFVLEQGKIIEQGKHDDLIAEKGLYYAMWRQQIGERK is encoded by the coding sequence ATGAAATTACTATATTCCTATATAATCAGACACAAAATGCTTTTGTTTTTTGCACTGATTATGGCTTCGATAAACATTTGTTTCAGTTTATCAGATTCAATTATTACCGGTAAATTAATGCAGGACTGCGGGGTTGGTTTGCATAAATACGATGGAAATGCAACTGGTTTTATCAAATCATTATCTTTCTGGCTTGGACTTTCTCTTGGAGCCGCAATGGTTTCCAGAATTACCAAAAACTTTCAGGATTATTTCACCAATGTTGTCATTCAGAGGACTGGCGCTCAAATGTACACTGACGGAATCAAAAAATCACTTGATTTGCCGTACGCCGAATTTGAAGATCAGCGAAGCGGTGAAACATTAAGCAAATTGACTAAAGTGCGTTCAGATTCGGAGAAATTGATCACGCTTTCGATTTCTTTGATTTTTCAAACCATTATCGGATTCATATTTGTAATTATTTATGTAGCCAGAATCGATTACCGTATTTCAATTATCTTTTTGATTACAGCGCCAATTATTGCTTTGGTAAGTTCTTATTTGGGTAAAAAAATCAAAATTGTTTCAAAGAAAATTGTAAATCAAACCAATGCTTTGGCAGGTTCTACAACCGAAAGTTTGAGAAATATCGAACTTGTAAAAAGTTTAGGATTAACGTATCAAGAAGAAAAACGTCTGAATTTGAACACGTTCAAAATTCTACATCTTGAGTTAGAAAAAGTCCGCTATATCAGAAGTTTAAGCTTTATACAAGGTACAACAGTTCACTTTTTGAGAACTTGCGTTGTTTTTACTTTATACTATTTCTTGTTTGGCGGAAAAATCATTGTTGGTGACTTATTGACAATGGTATTTTTCACTTTCTTTATTTTTGGTCCGCTACAAGAACTTGGAAACTTTATCATTACCGTTAATGAAACCAAAGTTTCAATGGAAAACTTCAAAACCTTATTAAGCGCACCAAAAGAATATCGCCCGAAAAATCCAAAACATGTTGGCGCAATTCAATCATTGTTGTTTTCAAATGTGAGTTTCAAACATAAAACCGCAAAATTTAAAGCAGTTGAAAATATTAATTTTGAAATTAAACAAGGGCAAACCGTTGCATTTGTTGGACCGTCTGGATCTGGAAAAACGACTCTTGTAAAATTATTAGTTGGTTTGTACACACCTGCCGAAGGCCAGGTTCTTTATAACGACATCGATTCAACCGAAATTGATTTGTTGGATTTAAGAAAGCAATTAGGTTTTGTTACTCAAGATGCACAATTATTCTCAGGAACGATTCGCGAAAACTTATTGTTCGTAAAACCAAATGCAACTGACGAAGACTTATATGACGCGTTGAAAAGAGCAAGTTGCGAAAAGCTTTTAAAACGTGCCGAAGACGGTTTAAACACCACAATTGGTGAAGGCGGAATCAAAGTGTCAGGCGGAGAAAAACAACGTTTATCAATCGCTAGAGCTATTCTAAGAAATCCGAATTTATTGATTTTTGACGAAGCGACTTCTGCTTTGGATTCTATTACCGAAGAAGAAATCAATGATACGATTAGAAATATTTCAGACAAAAACAGAATCACAGTTTTAATTGCACACCGTTTATCGACTGTTATGCATGCTGATAAGATATTTGTGTTAGAACAAGGAAAAATCATTGAACAAGGAAAACACGATGATTTAATTGCCGAAAAAGGATTGTATTATGCAATGTGGCGCCAACAGATTGGGGAACGAAAATAG
- a CDS encoding BamA/TamA family outer membrane protein, whose product MKNRYIKYFITLSLFFVFGCSNTKYLPEGDLLYTGASVKVKDSIIKKKDRKILENQLEDLLRPKPNKQFLGLRPKLWIYNIAGQPKKDKGFRYWLRTKVGEEPVLFSKVDLDYNASVLRNFTENKGYFKTRVSADSTVRNKRVTAEYIVVPKKQYIIKSVTFPDDSLAMSRIIGRSSRRSLLKVGNPYDLDVIKAERERIDARLKEKGYYYFNPDYILAKVDSSKGDHEVKIRLVIKDDAPPKALTAYKIDKIIVYPNFSISKDSVKYKLEDVVQYKDFTIIDTADTFKPRVFDRTIYFKKGDLYNRKDHNLTLNRFVNLGTFSFVKNEFRTSDSIKNALDSYYYLTLLPKKFIRVEVLGKTNSASYTGTEINVNWNNRNLFRGAELLTVSVFGGADFQLAGVNKGKNIYKLGTETSLTWPRFITPFHIDGSSEYVPRTKATLRYEYQNRTQLYALNSFKTSFGYLWKENARKEHQLNVFDITYVSPNHVTQEYLDDIEEDASLGKVIEKQLIFGTTYTYTYTNTMQKRKKNTFYFSGELDLAGNVTGLVTGANVKDGNQKSIFDVPFSQYAKVRGDFRHYLKLGKESELASRIIVGAGIPYGNSSVLPTSKQFVVGGTNSIRAFRARSLGPGSYYNAPTTNDYLPDQSGDLKLEFSTEYRAKLFSIVKGAAFIDAGNIWLVNADPNKPGAEFSKDFMKEIAVGAGVGLRFDVSFFILRTDLAFPLRKPYLPEGERWVIKDIDFGSGPWRKENLILNIAIGYPF is encoded by the coding sequence ATGAAAAACAGATATATAAAATATTTTATTACGCTGTCCTTATTTTTTGTTTTTGGATGCAGTAATACTAAATATTTGCCCGAAGGCGATTTGCTTTATACTGGAGCTTCAGTAAAAGTGAAAGATTCGATTATTAAAAAGAAAGATCGAAAAATTTTAGAGAATCAGCTTGAAGATTTGCTTCGCCCAAAACCAAATAAACAGTTTTTGGGTCTCCGCCCGAAATTATGGATTTATAATATTGCCGGTCAGCCTAAAAAAGACAAAGGTTTTCGATATTGGCTTCGCACAAAAGTGGGCGAGGAACCTGTGCTTTTTAGTAAAGTCGATTTAGATTATAATGCTTCTGTTTTAAGAAATTTTACCGAAAACAAAGGGTATTTCAAAACCCGTGTCAGTGCCGATTCTACGGTTCGAAATAAAAGAGTTACGGCTGAATATATTGTTGTTCCTAAAAAACAATATATAATAAAAAGCGTGACTTTCCCAGATGATTCACTGGCAATGTCAAGAATCATTGGAAGATCAAGTCGAAGAAGTTTGCTGAAAGTTGGAAATCCGTATGATTTGGATGTTATAAAAGCCGAAAGAGAACGAATAGACGCAAGACTAAAAGAAAAAGGGTATTATTATTTTAATCCAGATTATATTTTGGCTAAAGTTGATAGTAGTAAAGGCGATCACGAAGTTAAAATAAGATTGGTCATAAAAGATGACGCTCCGCCAAAAGCTTTGACGGCTTATAAAATTGACAAAATTATTGTTTATCCAAATTTCTCCATTTCAAAAGACAGCGTAAAATATAAGCTGGAAGATGTTGTTCAGTACAAAGATTTTACGATTATTGATACCGCAGATACCTTTAAACCAAGAGTTTTTGACCGAACAATCTATTTCAAAAAAGGTGATTTATACAATAGAAAAGACCACAATCTAACTTTAAACCGATTTGTAAATCTGGGTACTTTTAGTTTCGTGAAAAATGAATTCAGAACGTCAGACAGTATAAAAAATGCGTTGGATTCGTATTATTATTTAACGCTTTTGCCAAAGAAATTCATTAGAGTTGAGGTTTTGGGAAAAACAAATTCGGCGAGTTATACCGGTACAGAAATTAATGTAAACTGGAACAATCGAAATTTATTTCGCGGAGCAGAATTGCTGACTGTTTCTGTTTTTGGCGGTGCCGATTTTCAGCTTGCGGGAGTGAATAAAGGCAAGAATATCTATAAATTAGGAACAGAAACGAGTTTGACCTGGCCAAGATTTATAACGCCATTTCATATTGATGGATCAAGCGAATATGTTCCAAGGACAAAAGCGACACTTCGCTATGAGTATCAAAACAGAACGCAATTGTATGCCTTGAATTCTTTTAAAACGTCTTTTGGTTATTTATGGAAAGAAAATGCCAGAAAAGAGCATCAGTTAAACGTATTTGACATTACTTATGTAAGTCCGAATCACGTGACGCAAGAATATCTTGATGATATTGAAGAAGATGCATCGTTAGGAAAAGTAATTGAGAAACAATTAATTTTTGGGACAACTTACACTTATACATACACGAATACAATGCAGAAGCGTAAAAAGAACACGTTTTATTTTAGTGGAGAATTGGATTTGGCCGGAAATGTGACGGGTTTAGTGACAGGAGCAAACGTTAAAGACGGTAATCAGAAAAGTATTTTTGATGTTCCGTTCAGTCAATATGCAAAAGTTAGAGGCGATTTCAGGCATTATTTAAAGTTGGGAAAAGAAAGCGAATTAGCTAGCCGAATCATTGTTGGCGCCGGAATTCCGTATGGAAATTCGAGTGTTTTGCCAACCTCCAAACAGTTTGTAGTTGGAGGAACAAATAGTATTCGAGCTTTTAGAGCAAGATCACTTGGGCCAGGAAGTTATTATAACGCACCAACAACAAATGATTATCTTCCAGATCAATCGGGAGACTTAAAATTGGAATTCAGTACCGAATACCGAGCGAAACTTTTTAGTATTGTAAAAGGCGCAGCTTTTATTGATGCAGGAAATATTTGGCTCGTAAATGCAGATCCGAATAAACCTGGAGCAGAATTTTCTAAAGATTTTATGAAAGAAATTGCAGTTGGAGCCGGCGTCGGACTGCGTTTTGATGTATCCTTTTTTATTCTAAGAACCGATTTGGCTTTTCCATTAAGAAAACCATATTTACCTGAAGGCGAAAGATGGGTAATTAAAGACATCGATTTTGGAAGCGGACCGTGGCGAAAAGAAAACCTGATTTTGAATATTGCTATTGGCTATCCGTTCTAA
- a CDS encoding DUF4230 domain-containing protein: MQNLVKRIIGIGVIVFLIILAFKFCQFKKDDDKDIEYNTNLIQQQILNVGKLVVTEGHFSEVITYKNQQKYLMDMISFEKKALVVVNANVTVAYDLHKMKYDIDEKNKTITILNIPKEEITINPDIKFYDIEQSQMNQFTGDDYNKINKSVKANLAKKIETSSLKTNAENRLISELSKILIMTNSMGWKLQYEGKTIESETELTQDLKL, encoded by the coding sequence ATGCAAAACTTGGTCAAAAGAATTATCGGTATTGGTGTTATTGTTTTTTTAATAATTCTGGCTTTCAAATTCTGCCAATTTAAAAAAGATGATGATAAAGATATTGAGTATAACACCAATTTAATTCAGCAACAGATTCTTAATGTTGGAAAATTGGTTGTCACCGAAGGACATTTTTCAGAAGTTATAACCTATAAAAATCAGCAGAAGTACTTAATGGACATGATTTCTTTTGAGAAGAAAGCACTTGTTGTTGTAAATGCGAATGTGACAGTTGCCTACGATTTGCATAAAATGAAATATGATATCGATGAAAAAAACAAAACAATTACAATTTTAAATATCCCAAAAGAAGAAATTACAATCAATCCTGATATTAAGTTTTATGACATTGAACAAAGTCAAATGAATCAATTTACGGGAGATGATTACAATAAAATCAATAAATCGGTAAAAGCGAATCTGGCAAAAAAAATCGAAACATCTTCATTAAAAACAAACGCCGAAAACCGTTTAATCAGCGAGTTGTCTAAGATTTTGATTATGACAAATTCAATGGGCTGGAAACTGCAATATGAAGGGAAAACTATTGAATCAGAGACCGAGTTGACTCAGGATTTGAAATTATAG
- a CDS encoding translocation/assembly module TamB domain-containing protein — translation MNKKSIHFLKKTLRVLLWCVGSVVALLLLIIVLIQVPSVQNFVKDKAISYLHKKIKTKVSLDHISIKFPKDVVLEGFYFEDQKRDTLLAGKRLELDVDLFKLVSSELEINSVSLENTTANISRNKDGVFNFDYIIKAFESKEPKVEDPNAKPFKISVVKVNLDNINFNFKDDFSKNDIRVKLTHFDTKFKEFDLDKMNFDIPNIDLDGLKLVLNQDVVEKIAEVSVKTVDTISKRPDFNLKLGKISLSKIDIAYDNKDSKLDSGIKLGNLNLSFNEIDLNKQLLDFDTFELKNLSGNLRLGAKDKQIQAPDLDTTAIKQAGWKAKLNKVDIENVAFKFDDMQSKSVAKGLDYSHLDLNKFNFQAEKLYYANDTISGNIKSLAVVEKNGLNIQALKTDFFYGPKNAYLNNLYLKTPQTLLQDKIKVEYKSLKALQKDLANLTIEANVKNSKIGFKDILLFAPDLRNTNPFKSNPNAVLAINTRLSGKVKDLDIPLFEMSGIGTTKVSLSGKIKGLPDAQKAYYDLNIKKLSSTSKDIYGFVPKGTIPNNIQIPQQLSLRGKFKGSVQNFKTNLALNSSFGNAKVDALFDQRVKKREKYDATVYLLDFNLGRLIKNDSIGKITLKAKVKGTGLDPKTANAVVDALVQKAVFNKYTYKDLALKGNIENGSFAVKSGMKDPNLNFDLVASGNTKEKYPAVKLKLNLDIADLEKLNLHAGPMKLRGNVDADIANSNPDFLNGKVFLSNIQILQDKEPIVLDSIRVFAFADKDSNSIKISSQFLKAEVIGKYKLTTLSNSIQKSLSKYINLQNPKVNAESDEQRLAFTLKVDNDPVLLKLLPKLTGLEPFEINGKYNNQTDSLKVKGTIPRIVYDGNTISDGKINIETKDNALEYAISVATIESGSLKIPFTSLSGKAENNILDYALEIKDAKDKQQYFIGGKFKAEDSKNSFKIDAENFVLNYDKWKIDPENAIEFGKNQLYINKFFLENDGNELKIQSQGTQNNAPIQVDFVNFKIETIMNIVKKDKLLMQGLINGNAVVENVMTKPTFTSDLKIDDFTFKGDKVGDLEVKVDNKTANILTANVQLSDEGNDVNLSGDYVIDAGTFDFNVAINKLNIKSIQGFSMDNISEGTGYLSGNFKIQATTDAPKINGELNFNDSAFRVTQLNSYFKTDQEKITFNDGVITFDKFTLQDENDNELSVDGTIESPDFRKYNFGLTITADDFRAIHSKATDNDLFYGDLFLDTKLNVKGTLENPVISGNVKVNKETKFTVVLPQSDPSIADREGIVEFVDEDNQYLRQTAEMEKKLNQSELIGMDVSVDISIDKETELTLIIDKGNGDYLNLKGEAQLTGGIDPSGKTTLTGKYEFTDGAYEMNFNMIRRKFNIQKGSSITWNGEPTMATLDITAIYKVNTAPIDLLGNQLGDKTQAEKNTYKQKIPFETHLKMNGELLKPEITFDIVLPEGNYGVSSNVVDMSRTKLEQLRQEPAEMNKQVFALLLLNRFIGENPFASESGGTSAESLARQSVSKILSQQLNDFAGELISGVQLEFDLESTEDYTTGTMENRTDLNVGVSKKLLDDRLKVTVGSSFAVEGQERANEQSTNIAGDVALDYQLTKDGRYMLRAYRKNEYQVAVEGQVIETGIAFIITMSYNKFRELFHRSEAEKEMIREEKLRKERQKQKDKEEKEKEKKQEDNQIKGTDIKT, via the coding sequence ATGAATAAGAAATCAATTCATTTTCTAAAAAAAACACTTCGTGTACTTCTTTGGTGCGTGGGTTCTGTAGTTGCACTTTTATTACTTATAATTGTTTTGATTCAGGTTCCTTCAGTTCAGAATTTTGTTAAGGACAAAGCGATTTCTTACCTTCATAAAAAGATTAAAACCAAAGTTTCTTTAGATCATATTTCGATAAAATTTCCAAAAGATGTAGTACTGGAAGGTTTCTATTTTGAAGATCAAAAAAGAGATACTTTGCTGGCTGGTAAACGATTAGAACTCGATGTTGATCTTTTTAAACTGGTTAGCAGTGAACTCGAAATCAATTCGGTTTCTTTAGAAAATACGACAGCTAACATTTCCCGAAATAAAGACGGCGTTTTCAACTTCGATTATATCATAAAAGCATTCGAATCAAAAGAACCAAAAGTTGAAGATCCAAACGCTAAACCTTTTAAAATTTCAGTTGTAAAAGTCAATTTAGATAATATCAATTTCAATTTTAAAGATGATTTTTCTAAAAATGATATTCGTGTAAAGCTTACGCATTTTGACACAAAATTCAAGGAATTTGATTTAGATAAAATGAATTTTGATATTCCGAACATCGACCTTGACGGATTAAAATTGGTTTTAAATCAAGATGTTGTAGAGAAAATCGCCGAAGTTTCGGTAAAAACGGTCGATACAATCTCCAAGCGACCAGATTTCAATTTAAAACTCGGAAAAATCAGCTTGTCAAAAATTGATATTGCTTATGATAATAAAGATTCAAAATTAGATTCGGGAATAAAACTCGGAAATCTAAATTTATCTTTCAACGAAATTGATTTAAACAAACAGCTTTTAGATTTCGACACTTTCGAACTAAAAAATCTTAGCGGAAATTTAAGATTAGGCGCAAAAGATAAACAAATTCAAGCGCCAGATTTAGATACAACAGCGATAAAACAAGCAGGCTGGAAAGCAAAACTGAATAAAGTTGATATTGAAAATGTTGCTTTCAAGTTTGATGATATGCAATCAAAATCCGTTGCAAAAGGTTTAGATTACAGTCATTTGGATTTGAATAAATTTAATTTTCAAGCCGAGAAATTATATTATGCCAATGACACTATTTCGGGAAATATAAAATCTCTGGCGGTTGTTGAAAAAAACGGTTTGAATATTCAAGCTTTAAAGACCGACTTTTTTTACGGACCAAAAAATGCGTATCTGAATAATTTATATTTAAAAACGCCACAAACACTTCTTCAGGATAAAATTAAAGTCGAATATAAATCGCTCAAAGCACTTCAAAAAGATCTTGCAAACCTTACGATTGAAGCCAATGTAAAGAATTCAAAAATTGGATTTAAAGATATTTTATTGTTTGCTCCCGATTTACGAAATACAAATCCGTTTAAAAGTAATCCAAATGCTGTTTTGGCGATTAATACACGTTTGAGCGGAAAAGTGAAAGATTTGGATATTCCATTATTCGAAATGAGCGGGATTGGAACTACAAAAGTTTCCCTTTCGGGGAAGATAAAAGGCTTGCCTGATGCTCAAAAAGCGTATTACGATTTGAATATCAAAAAACTTTCGAGCACTTCAAAAGACATTTATGGTTTTGTGCCGAAAGGAACAATTCCGAACAATATTCAAATTCCGCAACAGTTAAGTTTAAGAGGGAAATTCAAAGGTTCGGTGCAGAATTTCAAAACAAATCTGGCTTTGAATAGCAGTTTCGGAAATGCAAAAGTCGATGCTTTATTTGATCAGCGCGTCAAAAAAAGAGAAAAATACGATGCCACGGTTTATTTATTGGATTTTAATTTGGGAAGACTAATCAAAAATGATTCGATCGGAAAAATTACGCTCAAAGCAAAAGTCAAAGGAACAGGTTTAGACCCAAAAACCGCAAATGCAGTTGTTGACGCATTGGTTCAGAAAGCGGTTTTTAATAAATATACATACAAAGATTTGGCATTAAAAGGAAATATTGAAAACGGATCTTTTGCTGTAAAATCTGGAATGAAAGACCCGAATTTGAATTTTGATTTGGTTGCCAGCGGAAATACAAAAGAGAAATATCCGGCCGTAAAACTAAAATTAAACCTAGACATAGCCGATTTAGAAAAACTGAATCTTCACGCCGGACCAATGAAACTTCGTGGAAATGTTGACGCCGATATTGCCAACAGCAATCCCGATTTTTTGAACGGAAAAGTATTTCTTTCAAACATTCAGATTTTGCAGGACAAAGAACCAATTGTTTTAGATTCCATCCGCGTTTTTGCTTTTGCAGATAAAGACAGCAATTCAATCAAAATTTCATCGCAATTTTTAAAAGCTGAAGTAATAGGTAAATACAAATTGACGACGCTCTCAAATTCGATCCAGAAATCTTTATCTAAATATATCAATCTTCAAAATCCAAAAGTTAACGCCGAATCAGACGAGCAAAGATTAGCATTTACGCTGAAAGTAGATAATGATCCTGTACTTTTAAAATTATTGCCGAAATTAACAGGTTTAGAACCTTTTGAGATAAACGGAAAATATAACAATCAAACAGATTCGTTGAAAGTAAAAGGAACGATTCCTCGAATTGTTTATGACGGAAATACTATTTCGGACGGAAAAATAAATATCGAAACAAAAGATAATGCTTTAGAATATGCTATTTCTGTTGCCACAATTGAAAGCGGTTCATTGAAAATCCCGTTTACAAGTTTATCGGGAAAAGCCGAAAATAATATTCTGGATTATGCACTCGAAATAAAAGACGCAAAAGACAAACAGCAATATTTCATAGGCGGAAAATTTAAAGCAGAAGATTCTAAAAACAGCTTCAAAATTGATGCTGAAAACTTCGTTTTAAATTATGACAAGTGGAAAATTGATCCGGAAAATGCAATTGAATTTGGAAAAAATCAGCTTTATATCAACAAGTTTTTCCTTGAAAATGACGGAAATGAATTGAAAATCCAATCGCAAGGAACACAAAATAATGCGCCAATTCAGGTTGATTTTGTGAACTTCAAAATCGAAACTATCATGAACATTGTCAAAAAAGACAAATTGCTCATGCAAGGTTTGATTAACGGAAATGCGGTTGTCGAAAACGTAATGACAAAACCCACTTTTACTTCCGATTTAAAAATCGATGATTTTACTTTTAAAGGCGATAAAGTTGGCGATTTAGAAGTAAAAGTGGATAACAAAACAGCCAATATTCTTACTGCAAATGTACAGCTGAGCGATGAAGGAAACGATGTAAATCTGTCAGGAGATTATGTGATTGACGCAGGAACTTTTGATTTTAACGTAGCTATAAATAAGCTGAATATAAAAAGTATTCAGGGTTTCAGCATGGATAATATTTCTGAAGGAACAGGTTATTTATCAGGAAATTTTAAAATTCAAGCCACGACTGATGCGCCTAAAATTAATGGTGAACTTAATTTTAATGATTCGGCTTTTAGAGTTACACAGCTGAATTCCTATTTTAAAACAGATCAGGAAAAAATCACTTTTAATGACGGCGTAATCACTTTTGATAAATTTACACTTCAGGACGAAAATGATAACGAATTATCGGTTGACGGTACGATTGAGTCACCTGATTTCAGGAAATATAACTTTGGATTAACCATTACGGCCGATGATTTTAGAGCGATTCATTCTAAAGCAACAGATAATGATTTGTTTTACGGCGATTTATTTTTGGACACCAAATTAAACGTAAAAGGAACGCTTGAAAATCCTGTTATTAGCGGAAATGTTAAAGTCAATAAAGAAACCAAATTTACGGTGGTTTTGCCACAATCAGATCCTTCAATTGCTGACAGGGAAGGAATTGTGGAGTTTGTTGATGAAGACAATCAATATTTGAGACAAACGGCTGAGATGGAGAAAAAACTGAATCAGTCAGAATTAATTGGAATGGATGTTAGCGTTGATATTTCGATTGATAAAGAAACAGAATTGACGTTGATTATTGATAAAGGAAACGGCGATTATCTGAATCTAAAAGGCGAAGCACAGTTAACTGGTGGAATTGATCCTTCGGGAAAAACGACTTTGACAGGTAAATATGAATTTACGGATGGAGCTTATGAAATGAACTTCAACATGATCCGAAGAAAATTCAATATTCAGAAAGGAAGTTCTATTACATGGAACGGCGAGCCGACAATGGCAACTTTGGATATTACGGCCATTTATAAAGTTAATACCGCGCCAATCGATTTGCTTGGAAATCAGTTAGGAGATAAAACTCAGGCTGAAAAAAACACCTATAAACAGAAAATTCCGTTTGAGACACATTTAAAAATGAACGGTGAATTATTAAAGCCAGAAATCACTTTTGACATTGTACTTCCAGAAGGTAATTATGGAGTCTCTTCGAATGTTGTAGACATGTCTCGTACAAAATTGGAACAATTGCGCCAAGAACCAGCGGAAATGAACAAACAGGTTTTTGCGCTTTTATTACTGAACCGATTTATAGGCGAAAATCCGTTTGCCAGCGAGAGTGGTGGTACAAGTGCTGAATCTTTGGCCAGACAGAGTGTGAGCAAGATTTTGTCACAGCAATTAAATGATTTCGCAGGCGAATTGATCAGCGGTGTTCAATTGGAGTTTGATTTGGAATCAACCGAAGATTACACGACAGGAACAATGGAAAACAGAACCGATTTGAATGTTGGTGTTTCAAAAAAACTTTTAGATGACCGATTGAAAGTTACTGTTGGAAGTAGTTTTGCGGTTGAAGGACAAGAACGTGCCAACGAACAAAGCACAAACATTGCGGGCGACGTTGCTTTAGATTATCAACTTACGAAAGACGGCCGTTATATGCTTCGTGCCTATCGAAAAAACGAATATCAGGTCGCAGTTGAAGGTCAGGTAATCGAAACCGGGATTGCTTTTATTATTACGATGAGTTACAATAAATTCCGTGAACTTTTTCATCGCAGTGAAGCAGAAAAGGAAATGATTAGAGAAGAAAAACTGCGTAAAGAACGACAAAAACAAAAGGATAAAGAAGAGAAAGAAAAAGAGAAAAAGCAAGAAGATAATCAAATTAAAGGCACCGATATAAAAACATAA